In a genomic window of Rhopalosiphum maidis isolate BTI-1 chromosome 4, ASM367621v3, whole genome shotgun sequence:
- the LOC113548961 gene encoding cytochrome b561-like, giving the protein MVTVELENGSIHETPTPNNNCVSNKQNDHNIELKKENQIPGYLSIYSVFQLIGILLILSVFVWLQFYRTGFGFSGTIKICNWHPLLMTITFIYLFANSILHFRNFRNTTKQKLKMQHATIHSCIIIFGVLGLWTGLNSNLIANPPIPKFYSLHSWLGIITVVMFLSQFTSGFISFLYPEIAMKYKEAVMPYHIIFGILTFALSIVTSVLGFSEKIMFALNQQHEHMSTEGLFLNCVGIVLIFYGALVVYILIKPEYKRCSKPNDGVTHNGTLN; this is encoded by the exons atgg tTACAGTGGAATTAGAAAATGGTAGCATTCATGAAACGCCTACaccgaataataattgtgtttcaaataaacaaaacgatCACAATATAGAACTTAAGAAAGAAAATCAGATTCCTGGTTATTTGTCAATTTATTCagtatttcaa TTAATCGGAATATTGCTTATATTATCCGTCTTTGTATGGCTTCAATTTTATCGCACTGGTTTTGGTTTTAGcggaacaataaaaatatgcaactgGCATCCTTTATTAATGACaatcacatttatttatttattcgcaAATT CTATCCttcattttagaaattttcgAAAtactacaaaacaaaaattaaaaatgcaacaTGCAACAATTcatagttgtattataatctTCGGGGTACTTGGTTTATGGACtggtttaaattcaaatttaattgctAATCCACCTATTCCAAAATTTTACAGTTTGCATAGTTGGTTGGGAATTATTACTGTTGTAATGTTTCTTTCTCAG tttacaaGTGGATTTATATCATTTCTCTACCCTGAAATAGCAATGAAATATAAAGAAGCTGTTATGCCTTATCACATTATATTTGGTATATTGACGTTTGCATTATCTATTGTAACTTCAGTACTGGGATTTAGTGAAAAAATCATGTTTGCTTT gaacCAACAGCATGAACATATGTCGACGGAAGGACTGTTTTTAAACTGTGTAGGGATagtactaattttttatggtgcATTGgtcgtgtatatattaatcaaaccTGAATATAAAAGATGTTCTAAACCAAATGACGGAGTGACACATAATGggactttaaattaa
- the LOC113548438 gene encoding centrosomal protein of 131 kDa isoform X2, with product MSNLKKKSKVNKHIVTSTGLSLQGSQINLSTRLSNLNISNPLHYLYNENVDSPSRGRPMSALTLSATNQDSPRRSRLVKRPQSADTINKINKSRHISFDFNDQQTDTNVGNRADRSENAFDESDGAEMSSSSDGRSTPVPPNDGSVGGGGGDDGDGQPALEPGLTSKPPIPPGGGDARVPETFGHVANVSAATFDDAVELKFQRWFPNSVPILVPVPTPVTDVYVENGVSVQEDRAVAHAKSGRGQLDEEHLYSNLSAAIGGASDRFGGSVSVDLSGALRGANVDGGERSRTRSTVKPKSKLKKKIAPVAAAVVSHRPKNTRDAVKSKSIAAAAVQPVEAVPARNEQLPERQPETKRERPKNADRSPVQDYVREDVVSWMSSHLQRPSTPDFNGGTLDAFSEEKHKTSTYDEIVNILKELESENNDIDMNVRKSDVTDNNKHQTLVPESSSSSKALWSFLDEVEKNSNCPSTLKSPKHKSPVNLPNTPPPSPGKRVIDVKKGNLQQVMDLDKAELAQKVAMLQIQLSEKEDITEKLKINIAELQAEHAKTKSEYESTVMRHQKFIDKLLNEKKQLSESCSLTVKELTKKMNDALSSQEERHKVELKKAIDKQTASEKIKKDRWVDLKTKKIKEMTIKGIEPELNRMSIAYQEELSELRRIHQSQIEEIEATWHRRMATMRDKMDAEREQAIVTERENSRNRLEMEIAELEKSYQDQRKRLLSEIHGERLRQERENEVTLMEKQKALEQKFEKLVLDIQEKINKKEQEFQNELKIIRENCETEKTKWIQHQTAVLADKESNIKEMCKKERDKHIELVVQKLENEASEREKSSEMKIKRIKSEYEADIRELENTISGHRMKLNEARTKAQEYEDKIADLTSELNKCNVEQIRLQELVSKLKNDLAEKENTIKNEAVTKIGILQTELVQSKLSFETKIKTIENEKEREINHVYVRVKEAIKRKDETIQTLKSERNAALDQCSNMERLLDRQRKELLKLK from the exons ATgtccaatttaaaaaaaaaatcaaaggtCAATAAGCACATAGTGACGTCCACTGGACTATCGTTGCAAGGCTCTCAA aTTAATCTCTCAACACGCTTATCGAATTTGAACATATCAAATCCTTtgcattatttgtataatgaaaACGTTGATTCGCCATCGCGCGGAAGACCGATGTCTGCACTTACACTGAGTGCTACAAATCAG gattCACCACGAAGGTCAAGGTTAGTAAAACGTCCACAGTCTGCAGATACAATAAATAAGATTAACAAAAGTCGACACATTTCATTTGATTTCAATGATCAACAGACCGACacga ATGTCGGAAATCGCGCAGACCGGTCGGAGAACGCTTTTGACGAATCGGACGGTGCCGAAATGTCGTCATCGAGCGACGGTCGTTCGACCCCCGTTCCTCCAAACGACGGCAGCGtgggtggtggtggtggcgaCGACGGCGATGGACAACCGGCGCTCGAACCAGGGTTGACTTCTAAGCCACCCATACCACCTGGAGGTGGGGACGCGCGCGTACCGGAAACGTTCGGCCACGTGGCCAACGTTTCCGCGGCGACGTTCGACGACGCGGTGGAGCTCAAGTTCCAGCGCTGGTTTCCGAACTCGGTACCTATTCTGGTTCCCGTACCGACGCCCGTCACGGACGTATACGTGGAAAACGGGGTCAGCGTCCAGGAGGACCGGGCCGTGGCGCACGCGAAGAGTGGTCGCGGTCAGCTGGACGAAGAACACCTTTACTCGAACTTGAGCGCGGCCATCGGTGGCGCGAGCGACAGATTCGGTGGCTCGGTGTCCGTCGATCTGTCTGGAGCGCTTCGGGGCGCCAACGTGGATGGCGGCGAACGAAGCCGAACGCGGTCCACCGTAAAGCCGAAGAGCAAGTTAAAGAAGAAGATCGCgccggtggcggcggcggtggtcaGCCATAGACCTAAAAACACGAGGGATGCGGTAAAATCGAAGTCGATCGCGGCCGCGGCCGTACAGCCGGTCGAAGCGGTGCCGGCGCGGAACGAGCAACTTCCGGAAAGACAGCCGGAAACGAAGAGAGAGCGTCCGAAGAACGCCGATCGTTCGCCGGTACAGGATTACGTGAGGGAAGACGTGGTCTCGTGGATGTCCAGTCACCTGCAGAGACCGTCCACACCCGACTTCAACGGCGGTACACTC GACGCGTTTTCCGAAGAAAAACACAAGACGTCAACGTACGACGAGATcgttaatattcttaaagaaCTCGAGTCCGAAAATAACGATATCG ACATGAATGTCAGGAAAAGTGATGttacagataataataaacatcaaaCATTAGTACCAGAATCTTCGTCTAGTTCAAA gGCATTATGGTCATTTCTGGATGAGGTagagaaaaattcaaattgtcCATCTACTCTCAAATCACCTAAACACAAATCACCTGTTAACCTGCCAAACACACCACCACCATC gCCAGGTAAAAGAGTTATAGATGTAAAAAAGGGAAACCTTCAACAAGTTATGGATCTCGACAAAGCAGAATTGGCTCAAAAAGTAGCAATGCTACAAATTCAATTATCAGAAAAAGAAGACATaactgaaaaattgaaaattaatatagctGAACTACAAGCGGAGCACGCTAAAACTAAATCTGAATATGAATCCACTGTAATGAGACACCAAAAATTTAtcgataaa TTATTGAACGAGAAAAAACAACTTAGTGAAAGTTGTTCTTTGACTGTAAAGGAACTGACCAAAAAAATGAACGATGCACTATCGAGCCAAGAAGAGCGACATAAAGTTGAATTGAAAAAAGCTATCGATAAACAGACAGCAtctgagaaaataaaaaaagatcgATGGGTTGATcttaagacaaaaaaaattaaa GAGATGACGATTAAAGGCATTGAACCTGAACTTAATAGGATGTCCATAGCGTATCAAGAAGAATTGTCAGAACTTCGAAGAATTCATCAATCACAAATTGAAGAAATCGAAGCAACATGGCATCGGAGAATGGCTACTATGAGGGATAAAATGGACGCAGAACGAGAACAAGCAATCGTGACAGAAAGAGAAAATTCAAGAAATCG cTTGGAAATGGAAATTGCTGAGCTTGAAAAGAGTTATCAAGATCAACGAAAACGACTATTAAGCGAAATTCACGGGGAAAGATTACGTcaagaaagagaaaatgaagTGACACTCATGGAAAAACAAAAAGCCCTCGAACAAAAGTTTGAGAAATTAGTATTAGATATCcaggaaaaaattaataaaaaggaGCAAGAGTTCCAg AACGAGTTGAAAATAATTCGAGAAAATTGTGAAACAGAAAAGACTAAATGGATACAACATCAAACAGCTGTATTAGCAGATAAAGAAAGTAATATCAAAGAAATGTGCAAAAAAGAACGAGACAAACATATTGAATTGGTTGTTCAAAAATTAGAGAACGAAGCTTCTGAAAGAGAAAAAAGTTCAgaaatgaaaattaa ACGAATAAAATCTGAGTACGAGGCTGACATTCGTGAACTAGAAAATACCATATCTGGTCATCGTATGAAATTAAACGAAGCTCGTACCAAAGCACAAGAGTACGAAGATAAAATAGCAGATCTCACTAGTGAATTGAATAAGTGTAATGTTGAACAAATACGATTACAGGAg TTGGTCTCCAAACTAAAAAATGACCTTGctgaaaaagaaaatactataaaaaacgaAGCTGTCACTAAGATTGGAATATTACAAACAGAATTAGTTCAATCAAAATTGAGTTtcgaaactaaaataaaaactatcgaAAATGAAAAAGAAAGAGAAATAAATCACGTTTACGTTAG GGTAAAAGAAGCAATTAAACGAAAAGATGAAACAATTCAGACATTAAAAAGTGAACGAAATGCTGCCTTGGATCAGTGCAGTAACATGGAAAGACTTTTGGATCGACAGAGAAAAGAACTTTTGAagctcaaataa
- the LOC113548438 gene encoding centrosomal protein of 131 kDa isoform X1 → MSNLKKKSKVNKHIVTSTGLSLQGSQINLSTRLSNLNISNPLHYLYNENVDSPSRGRPMSALTLSATNQDSPRRSRLVKRPQSADTINKINKSRHISFDFNDQQTDTNVGNRADRSENAFDESDGAEMSSSSDGRSTPVPPNDGSVGGGGGDDGDGQPALEPGLTSKPPIPPGGGDARVPETFGHVANVSAATFDDAVELKFQRWFPNSVPILVPVPTPVTDVYVENGVSVQEDRAVAHAKSGRGQLDEEHLYSNLSAAIGGASDRFGGSVSVDLSGALRGANVDGGERSRTRSTVKPKSKLKKKIAPVAAAVVSHRPKNTRDAVKSKSIAAAAVQPVEAVPARNEQLPERQPETKRERPKNADRSPVQDYVREDVVSWMSSHLQRPSTPDFNGGTLDAFSEEKHKTSTYDEIVNILKELESENNDIGNMNVRKSDVTDNNKHQTLVPESSSSSKALWSFLDEVEKNSNCPSTLKSPKHKSPVNLPNTPPPSPGKRVIDVKKGNLQQVMDLDKAELAQKVAMLQIQLSEKEDITEKLKINIAELQAEHAKTKSEYESTVMRHQKFIDKLLNEKKQLSESCSLTVKELTKKMNDALSSQEERHKVELKKAIDKQTASEKIKKDRWVDLKTKKIKEMTIKGIEPELNRMSIAYQEELSELRRIHQSQIEEIEATWHRRMATMRDKMDAEREQAIVTERENSRNRLEMEIAELEKSYQDQRKRLLSEIHGERLRQERENEVTLMEKQKALEQKFEKLVLDIQEKINKKEQEFQNELKIIRENCETEKTKWIQHQTAVLADKESNIKEMCKKERDKHIELVVQKLENEASEREKSSEMKIKRIKSEYEADIRELENTISGHRMKLNEARTKAQEYEDKIADLTSELNKCNVEQIRLQELVSKLKNDLAEKENTIKNEAVTKIGILQTELVQSKLSFETKIKTIENEKEREINHVYVRVKEAIKRKDETIQTLKSERNAALDQCSNMERLLDRQRKELLKLK, encoded by the exons ATgtccaatttaaaaaaaaaatcaaaggtCAATAAGCACATAGTGACGTCCACTGGACTATCGTTGCAAGGCTCTCAA aTTAATCTCTCAACACGCTTATCGAATTTGAACATATCAAATCCTTtgcattatttgtataatgaaaACGTTGATTCGCCATCGCGCGGAAGACCGATGTCTGCACTTACACTGAGTGCTACAAATCAG gattCACCACGAAGGTCAAGGTTAGTAAAACGTCCACAGTCTGCAGATACAATAAATAAGATTAACAAAAGTCGACACATTTCATTTGATTTCAATGATCAACAGACCGACacga ATGTCGGAAATCGCGCAGACCGGTCGGAGAACGCTTTTGACGAATCGGACGGTGCCGAAATGTCGTCATCGAGCGACGGTCGTTCGACCCCCGTTCCTCCAAACGACGGCAGCGtgggtggtggtggtggcgaCGACGGCGATGGACAACCGGCGCTCGAACCAGGGTTGACTTCTAAGCCACCCATACCACCTGGAGGTGGGGACGCGCGCGTACCGGAAACGTTCGGCCACGTGGCCAACGTTTCCGCGGCGACGTTCGACGACGCGGTGGAGCTCAAGTTCCAGCGCTGGTTTCCGAACTCGGTACCTATTCTGGTTCCCGTACCGACGCCCGTCACGGACGTATACGTGGAAAACGGGGTCAGCGTCCAGGAGGACCGGGCCGTGGCGCACGCGAAGAGTGGTCGCGGTCAGCTGGACGAAGAACACCTTTACTCGAACTTGAGCGCGGCCATCGGTGGCGCGAGCGACAGATTCGGTGGCTCGGTGTCCGTCGATCTGTCTGGAGCGCTTCGGGGCGCCAACGTGGATGGCGGCGAACGAAGCCGAACGCGGTCCACCGTAAAGCCGAAGAGCAAGTTAAAGAAGAAGATCGCgccggtggcggcggcggtggtcaGCCATAGACCTAAAAACACGAGGGATGCGGTAAAATCGAAGTCGATCGCGGCCGCGGCCGTACAGCCGGTCGAAGCGGTGCCGGCGCGGAACGAGCAACTTCCGGAAAGACAGCCGGAAACGAAGAGAGAGCGTCCGAAGAACGCCGATCGTTCGCCGGTACAGGATTACGTGAGGGAAGACGTGGTCTCGTGGATGTCCAGTCACCTGCAGAGACCGTCCACACCCGACTTCAACGGCGGTACACTC GACGCGTTTTCCGAAGAAAAACACAAGACGTCAACGTACGACGAGATcgttaatattcttaaagaaCTCGAGTCCGAAAATAACGATATCGGTA ACATGAATGTCAGGAAAAGTGATGttacagataataataaacatcaaaCATTAGTACCAGAATCTTCGTCTAGTTCAAA gGCATTATGGTCATTTCTGGATGAGGTagagaaaaattcaaattgtcCATCTACTCTCAAATCACCTAAACACAAATCACCTGTTAACCTGCCAAACACACCACCACCATC gCCAGGTAAAAGAGTTATAGATGTAAAAAAGGGAAACCTTCAACAAGTTATGGATCTCGACAAAGCAGAATTGGCTCAAAAAGTAGCAATGCTACAAATTCAATTATCAGAAAAAGAAGACATaactgaaaaattgaaaattaatatagctGAACTACAAGCGGAGCACGCTAAAACTAAATCTGAATATGAATCCACTGTAATGAGACACCAAAAATTTAtcgataaa TTATTGAACGAGAAAAAACAACTTAGTGAAAGTTGTTCTTTGACTGTAAAGGAACTGACCAAAAAAATGAACGATGCACTATCGAGCCAAGAAGAGCGACATAAAGTTGAATTGAAAAAAGCTATCGATAAACAGACAGCAtctgagaaaataaaaaaagatcgATGGGTTGATcttaagacaaaaaaaattaaa GAGATGACGATTAAAGGCATTGAACCTGAACTTAATAGGATGTCCATAGCGTATCAAGAAGAATTGTCAGAACTTCGAAGAATTCATCAATCACAAATTGAAGAAATCGAAGCAACATGGCATCGGAGAATGGCTACTATGAGGGATAAAATGGACGCAGAACGAGAACAAGCAATCGTGACAGAAAGAGAAAATTCAAGAAATCG cTTGGAAATGGAAATTGCTGAGCTTGAAAAGAGTTATCAAGATCAACGAAAACGACTATTAAGCGAAATTCACGGGGAAAGATTACGTcaagaaagagaaaatgaagTGACACTCATGGAAAAACAAAAAGCCCTCGAACAAAAGTTTGAGAAATTAGTATTAGATATCcaggaaaaaattaataaaaaggaGCAAGAGTTCCAg AACGAGTTGAAAATAATTCGAGAAAATTGTGAAACAGAAAAGACTAAATGGATACAACATCAAACAGCTGTATTAGCAGATAAAGAAAGTAATATCAAAGAAATGTGCAAAAAAGAACGAGACAAACATATTGAATTGGTTGTTCAAAAATTAGAGAACGAAGCTTCTGAAAGAGAAAAAAGTTCAgaaatgaaaattaa ACGAATAAAATCTGAGTACGAGGCTGACATTCGTGAACTAGAAAATACCATATCTGGTCATCGTATGAAATTAAACGAAGCTCGTACCAAAGCACAAGAGTACGAAGATAAAATAGCAGATCTCACTAGTGAATTGAATAAGTGTAATGTTGAACAAATACGATTACAGGAg TTGGTCTCCAAACTAAAAAATGACCTTGctgaaaaagaaaatactataaaaaacgaAGCTGTCACTAAGATTGGAATATTACAAACAGAATTAGTTCAATCAAAATTGAGTTtcgaaactaaaataaaaactatcgaAAATGAAAAAGAAAGAGAAATAAATCACGTTTACGTTAG GGTAAAAGAAGCAATTAAACGAAAAGATGAAACAATTCAGACATTAAAAAGTGAACGAAATGCTGCCTTGGATCAGTGCAGTAACATGGAAAGACTTTTGGATCGACAGAGAAAAGAACTTTTGAagctcaaataa
- the LOC113560357 gene encoding maltase A3-like, which produces MRSFHGFSFLVIAYICVTVNGFYFKANKPNDDWWSNTITYQVYPRSFKDSNKDGIGDLKGIIQKLDHFVDLDIETLWIGPFYKSPMDDMGYDVEDFRMIDPIYGTMDDFKELVAEMKKRNLKLVTDFIPNHSSYKCEWFQKSIKREGKYADYYLWRDALNQNDVMNNSLVEPIPPNNWLSIFGGTGWTWNDIRKQFYFHHFNSKQPDFNIRNPEVHKELLDIIAFWMDRGVVGFRFDALRHLYENKYFLNEPCLKENDECSSTKYEDYDHIYTIDQPENIDIIKEWREFTDNYTRSKNLPISSFIATESYSPIDILMQYYGNSMKLGAHVPFNFGLLSVDRSNLVESIENQIKNWLDKMPKNQVANWVIENHDNPRIPTKFGAETIPLFTALKLSLPGIEVTYYGSEIGMDNSYVRPDQRQDPNNAGGSRTDESRDSERCPMQWDSSINAGFTEEKKSWLPVNPNYYKLNVEYQKKIPNSNYNFYKKMSQLRKTDTLKNGDLHTYNITKSIYILKRSLLEHESYIVVMNFGSETETVILSNIIKNLKDELYIYLGSENSAYNPGNIISTVSSAGNPLILRPQSVVVLTDKYIAPEISTIDTQSAGTQISSKLISVFSIFLVLKYFL; this is translated from the exons atgaGGTCATTTCATGGGTTCTCGTTTTTGGTGATAGCATATATATGTGTCACAGTaaacggtttttattttaaagctaaTAAACCAAATGATGATTGGTGGTCGAACACAATAACATATCAAGTGTATCCAAGATCGTTTAAAGACAGTAACAAAGATGGTATTGGCGATTTaaaag gtattattcaaaaacttgATCATTTTGTTGATCTTGATATTGAGACATTATGGATTGGTCCTTTTTACAAATCACCTATGGACGATATGGGATATGATGTAGAAGACTTTAGAATGATAGATCCGATATATGGTACAATGGatgattttaaagaattagTTGCAGAAATGAAGAAAAGaa atcttAAATTAGTAACTGACTTTATACCTAACCATTCGAGTTATAAATGCGAATGgtttcaaaaatcaattaaacgaGAAGGAAAATACGCAGATTATTACTTATGGCGTGATGCTTTAAACCAAAATGATGTAATGAATAATTCTTTAGTAGAACCAATACCTCCAAATAATTgg TTAAGTATATTTGGAGGAACTGGCTGGACTTGGAATGATAttcgaaaacaattttatttccatCATTTCAATTCAAAACAGCCGGATTTTAACATTAGAAACCCTGAAGTTCACAAAGAACTGTtg GATATAATTGCATTTTGGATGGATAGAGGCGTAGTTGGATTTCGATTTGATGCACTTAGacatttatatgaaaacaaatatttcctAAATGAACCTTGTTTAAAGGAAAACGACGAATGTTCTTCAACAAAATATGAGGATTATGATCATATCTATACAATAGATCAACCAGAGaacattgatataattaagGAATGGAGAGAATTCACAGATAATTATACGAGAAGTAAAAACTTGCCAATTtctag ttttatagCCACTGAATCCTATTCAccaatagatatattaatgcaatattatgGCAATTCAATGAAACTTGGTGCTCATGTACCGTTTAACTTCGGATTATTAAGTGTTGATAGAAGTAACCTAGTTGAATCAATAgaaaaccaaattaaaaattggttaGACAAAATGCCTAAAAACCAGGTGGCTAACTGGGTG attgaaAATCATGACAATCCAAGAATACCGACGAAATTTGGTGCTGAAACGATTCCACTCTTTACAGCTCTAAAACTATCGCTTCCTGGTATAGAGGTTACATACTATGGGAGTGAAATTGGCATGGACAATTCGTACGTGAGACCAGATCAAAGACAAGATCCTAATAATGCGGGAGGCAGTAGAACGGATGAATCCAGAGATTCTGAAAGGTGTCCAATGCAATGGGATAGTTCAATAAATGCAG GTTTCACCGAAGAGAAAAAATCATGGTTACCGGTAAATCCAAATTACTACAAATTGAATGTCGAATACcagaaaaaaataccaaatagtaactataatttttacaaaaaaatgtctcAACTTCGAAAAACAGATACGTTAAAAAATGGCGACCttcatacgtataatattactaaatcgatatacattttaaagag atcatTATTGGAACATGAATCGTACATAGTCGTAATGAATTTTGGCAGTGAAACTGAAACTGTCATATTGtccaatatcataaaaaacctCAAAGACgaactatacatatacttagGAAGTGAAAATTCTGCATACAACCCtgg aaacATTATATCAACCGTATCTTCAGCTGGTAATCCACTAATACTACGACCACAATCTGTAGTCGTTTTaacagataaatatattgcacCTGAAATTTCTACAATTGATACTCAAAGTGCGGGCACACAAATCAGTTCCAAATTAATTAGTGTATTCAGTATCTttctagttttaaaatatttcttatga